In Caldivirga sp., the genomic window ACATTAAACATACCATTCACTGTTTACTGACCTCCTCCCCTATTTGGGGAGGTTCCCGCCCTCGCTTGTGTTGTCATTGGTCATTGGGTGGGTAGTGCACCCCCCATTTTAGAGAGGTTGATTATGGCGATGATGTCCCTATCCTCCTCGAATCCGCATCTTGGGCACTTGAGCCTCCTGTAGCCTACTTTAATCATCTTGGTA contains:
- a CDS encoding zinc ribbon domain-containing protein, which encodes MIKVGYRRLKCPRCGFEEDRDIIAIINLSKMGGALPTQ